One region of Anoplopoma fimbria isolate UVic2021 breed Golden Eagle Sablefish chromosome 10, Afim_UVic_2022, whole genome shotgun sequence genomic DNA includes:
- the LOC129097007 gene encoding sodium/potassium/calcium exchanger 1-like has product MQAVETAGDDSSPEKDLAESEMQAVETAGDDSSPEKDLAESEGQTGELAGDDSSPEEDLAENEVQAVETAGDDSSPEEDLSESEVQTGELAGDDSSPEEDLAESEGQTGELAGDDSSPEEDLSESEVQTGELAGDDSSPEEDLAESEGQTGELAGDDSSPEEDLSEGEGQTGELAGDESSPEEDLSETVELAGDDSSPEEDISETEVQAVETAGDDSSPEENLAAKDVQDGSPEMNNSEGIDDNLTSETGSEDNSDVLDVTEDSRNIEETDQQIQEAAPFTEAPSTNQPDDSTASKGKDYTLL; this is encoded by the exons ATGCAAGCAGTGGAAACAGCTGGAGATGATAGCTCACCAGAGAAGGACCTAGCAGAGAGTGAGATGCAAGCAGTGGAAACAGCTGGAGATGATAGCTCACCAGAGAAGGACCTAGCAGAGAGTGAGGGGCAAACAGGGGAGTTGGCTGGAGATGATAGCTCACCAGAAGAGGACCTAGCAGAGAATGAGGTGCAAGCAGTGGAAACAGCTGGAGATGATAGCTCACCAGAGGAGGACCTATCAGAGAGTGAAGTGCAAACGGGGGAGTTGGCTGGAGATGATAGCTCACCAGAAGAGGACCTAGCAGAGAGTGAGGGGCAAACAGGGGAGTTGGCTGGAGATGATAGCTCACCAGAGGAGGACCTATCAGAGAGTGAGGTGCAAACGGGGGAGTTGGCTGGAGATGATAGCTCACCAGAAGAGGACCTAGCAGAGAGTGAGGGGCAAACAGGGGAGTTGGCTGGAGATGATAGCTCACCAGAAGAGGACCTATCAGAGGGTGAGGGGCAAACAGGGGAGTTGGCTGGAGATGAAAGCTCACCAGAGGAGGACCTATCAGAGACAGTGGAGTTGGCTGGAGATGATAGCTCACCAGAGGAGGACATATCAGAGACGGAGGTGCAAGCAGTGGAAACAGCTGGAGATGATAGCTCACCAGAGGAGAACTTAGCTGCCAAAGATGTTCAGGACGGGAGCCCAGAGATGAACAACAGCGAAGGGATTGATGACAATCTAACCAGCGAGACTGGTAGTGAAGACAACTCTGATGTTTTGGACGTGACAGAAGATTCTCGCAACATCGAGGAAACTGATCAACAAATTCAAGAAGCTGCGCCCTTTACTGAAG CACCATCTACTAACCAACCTGACGACTCCACCGCCTCAAAGGGTAAAGATTACACACTATTGTGA